A region from the Vicia villosa cultivar HV-30 ecotype Madison, WI linkage group LG3, Vvil1.0, whole genome shotgun sequence genome encodes:
- the LOC131660477 gene encoding uncharacterized protein LOC131660477, translating into MLENPPPPESATAVKRYAPPNQRNRSTHRRKSSDRLDRTNSAGSDLEKNQVASSRNFQVPDHGDASSSNILNENHYSRFIALEGCSSSAASQLLNDRWTAAIQSYNNPKDSSEKPVMYSGGTSVWTQFRLPHQIMSPAANVPPSMSQRDFLGELRRQMQSTNSSFNT; encoded by the exons aTGCTGGAAAACCCTCCGCCACCAGAATCTGCCACTGCGGTGAAGCGCTATGCTCCACCCAATCAGAG AAACCGTTCTACCCATAGACGCAAATCTTCTG ATCGGCTTGATCGAACAAACAGTGCTGGAAGTGATTTAGAAAAGAATCAAGTTGCTTCTTCAAGAAACTTTCAAGTTCCAGACCATGGAGATGCTAGCAGCAGTAATATTCTTAATGAGAATCATTATTCAAGATTCATTGCTTTAGAAGGCTGTAGTAGCAGTGCAGCTTCCCAGCTTCTCAATGACC GTTGGACAGCTGCAATACAGTCCTACAATAATCCCAAAGATTCATCTG AAAAACCAGTTATGTATTCTGGTGGGACATCAGTTTGGACTCAATTCAGGCTTCCTCATCAG ATTATGTCTCCAGCTGCGAATGTTCCCCCTTCTATGTCACAGCGGGACTTCCTGGGAGAACTTCGTCGCCAAATGCAGAGCACCAATTCTAGTTTCAACACATGA
- the LOC131660476 gene encoding uncharacterized protein LOC131660476 isoform X2, whose product MEEATVSSPSREKEKDNGTITNSTRQSLKSDSQFNNYQLWKQKLRDNCFKRVRQDRTRLLWKCRLSSSPPASPSQNLHQDQLDIEFRDIVSNEFHKIINRDNADEDDDLLWDDQSPHTTYEGDDCQEILLEMQRIFYEDLEQQVDTWEDEVDDYLARAVYEHMDLNADNTCRKEIWCPVCKNGELKDTHILIYCTRCKLQLTKAEELTLDFLRDRLAEVHMEHLDRGCKLKPRFCIKTKFNLTALYIMCEGCQTFEIVI is encoded by the exons ATGGAGGAAGCCACCGTGTCGTCACCATCACGCGAGAAGGAGAAAGATAACGGAACAATCACCAATTCGACGCGCCAATCTTTAAAATCCGATTCTCAATTCAACAATTACCAactctggaaacaaaag TtaagggataattgcttcaaaaGAGTGCGACAAGACAGAACCCGCTTGCTCTGGAAATGTAGGCTCTCCTCCTCACCACCAGCCTCTCCATCACAAAATCTTCATCAG GATCAGTTGGACATTGAATTCCGCGATATTGTATCCAATGAATTCCATAAAATTATCAATCGCGATAATGCCGATGAGGATGATGATCTGTTATGGGACGATCAAAGTCCTCATACCACGTACGAAGGTGATGATTGCCAAGAGATATTGCTTGAAATGCAAAGAATATTTTATGAAGACCTCGAACAACAAG TTGATACTTGGGAAGATGAAGTGGATGATTACTTGGCTCGTGCAGTTTATGAGCATATGGATCTAAATGCAGATAAT ACATGTAGAAAAGAGATTTGGTGCCCTGTTTGTAAGAATGGAGAGCTTAAAGACACTCATATTCTCATATACTGCACTCGTTGTAAACTTCAACTTACCAAAGCGGAAGAG CTTACTTTGGACTTTTTGCGAGACCGGCTTGCTGAAGTCCATATGGAGCATCTTGACAGAGGTTGCAAATTAAAGCCCAGATTTTGTATAAAGACAAAATTTAATTTAACTGCGTTATACATTATGTGTGAAGGTTGTCAAACATTTGAGATTGTAATTTAA
- the LOC131660476 gene encoding uncharacterized protein LOC131660476 isoform X1: MEEATVSSPSREKEKDNGTITNSTRQSLKSDSQFNNYQLWKQKLRDNCFKRVRQDRTRLLWKCRLSSSPPASPSQNLHQDQLDIEFRDIVSNEFHKIINRDNADEDDDLLWDDQSPHTTYEGDDCQEILLEMQRIFYEDLEQQETAVDTWEDEVDDYLARAVYEHMDLNADNTCRKEIWCPVCKNGELKDTHILIYCTRCKLQLTKAEELTLDFLRDRLAEVHMEHLDRGCKLKPRFCIKTKFNLTALYIMCEGCQTFEIVI, from the exons ATGGAGGAAGCCACCGTGTCGTCACCATCACGCGAGAAGGAGAAAGATAACGGAACAATCACCAATTCGACGCGCCAATCTTTAAAATCCGATTCTCAATTCAACAATTACCAactctggaaacaaaag TtaagggataattgcttcaaaaGAGTGCGACAAGACAGAACCCGCTTGCTCTGGAAATGTAGGCTCTCCTCCTCACCACCAGCCTCTCCATCACAAAATCTTCATCAG GATCAGTTGGACATTGAATTCCGCGATATTGTATCCAATGAATTCCATAAAATTATCAATCGCGATAATGCCGATGAGGATGATGATCTGTTATGGGACGATCAAAGTCCTCATACCACGTACGAAGGTGATGATTGCCAAGAGATATTGCTTGAAATGCAAAGAATATTTTATGAAGACCTCGAACAACAAG AAACCGCAGTTGATACTTGGGAAGATGAAGTGGATGATTACTTGGCTCGTGCAGTTTATGAGCATATGGATCTAAATGCAGATAAT ACATGTAGAAAAGAGATTTGGTGCCCTGTTTGTAAGAATGGAGAGCTTAAAGACACTCATATTCTCATATACTGCACTCGTTGTAAACTTCAACTTACCAAAGCGGAAGAG CTTACTTTGGACTTTTTGCGAGACCGGCTTGCTGAAGTCCATATGGAGCATCTTGACAGAGGTTGCAAATTAAAGCCCAGATTTTGTATAAAGACAAAATTTAATTTAACTGCGTTATACATTATGTGTGAAGGTTGTCAAACATTTGAGATTGTAATTTAA